CTGTAATTCAGCTTATCCTCCTGTGTTCTTCCAAGCAAGACAACtaacaaataaatgaatccTTTTTATAGAAATACTTTCAATCTAGCTAAGTTTGAGAAGCAtatgccttttttgttgttttttggtttttggatTGTTGATAATATGATGGAATGTTTGTAGTGGAAATTGTAGCTAGCCAATGTTTTGTTTGCAACAGGATTTCTCTGTATTATTTGCATCCTTTAACTTcttaatctgtgtttttttgttgttgtttttgttgtttgtttgttttttctgctctAAAAATGTCTATGAGTTCATGTTAATTTATATGATAACCACAGAATTAAAACTGCCAATAATGACTCTTTTGGGGATCCTGTAGTACAATGCTGGCAGCTTGTGCTTCATGCACTATGCTTTGTAACTAGCAGACAGATTtaccagcaaaacaaaacaagggtGGGAGGATGTTACTATTTCCAGTTTCCTGAAGATTTGCATGCTGCAGTCATTCTGCACTTTTGGTGTCTTGACagttttttgttagttttttttttttgaactgcaTCAAGACTCATTAGATTTAAGTAGTCAAATTAAAACGAAAACtgataaaatttcattaaataacTTTCAAAAGTTGAAACCTGAAACTGTAGATTTCAGCTTTTGAAAGGTACAAATTAACAGCCATTTTAAATAGCATGGTGTCTCGCTTCTGTTTAGTAGTTAAGCgttactgcctttttttaagCAGATGCAGAAAAGGATAAGTGTTCTTATAAGATCAGGAAAactttgacttattttttttatatctttatttcaGCAAGCTCtttaataaatgttaatttctttttcagctcaCAGAGCATAGAGAAATTCGTAATACCTATGGTCTAGATTCCCTTTGCCATTGTCCATTGTATGAAGAAGCTATGCACTTAGCAGAAGAAGGCAAAATTTATTCAAGAGTGTTAAGGTATTAATTTGTCTATTTAATttccaagaaaagcaaaagtttaAGTCAAATATTCTCTATagaactcatttttaaaaggtttctcATACTAGGTATTTTTTCAAAGTAGGAACTAGGTTTGGCtaaattttcttgtatttattttttttgatgatctttgaaaacttttctgttttatacaGGACTGAAATGTTTGAATGTCTAGGAGACAGTGACTTTCTTGCTAAGCTTCATTGCATTCGACAAGCTTTTCAGGTAAATAGAAAGCAGAATGATCTGTGTGCGTTCTTAGCCTAAAAACATGTGGCATTGAAATGCCACTATTAACACAGTACTTGTGCGAGTGTTTTCATAATACATcatgtaattaaatatattcttgTTATGTTTACATTACTATAATTCTAAAATATGATATGTTTGCAAAGGAGTTCCAGTCTTGTGACTAGCAAAATTTGGAATCTTTGGACCATAGATTATTGGCCTACTATGCTCATAGTTGTAATGAAGAAGTACTTACTAAATTTGATTGAAGTAATTAAAAGACACTTACTATTATTTGTGAATTAATATGACTATTTTTTCTGAAACCTTTTCTAGATAAttctttcagaaacagcaaacagaatatttcttgctgaaagtggaagaaaaattttGTCTGCTTTAATTGTGAGAGCACGAAAGGTAAAAGccctttttaaataatgtttcacTGCTAATGTAACTTCTACCATAATTCActtttcagtgtaaataaacCATCTCTCTTGTTAGGTTTGCTTGACACTCCTTGCTTTTACTTCGCAGAATCCAAAGAAATTTGAAGATGTCTTTgatgaaatgatttattttttggaacAAACAGATCACTGGGATAATACTGAAATGGAACTTGCTGCTAGAGGAGTGAGTGTGaattttttgaagtgtttttacCCCCTTAATTATGCCAACTGTAGCAGCCAAAAATAGTTTTTTGCTTGTCAGAATTGTGGGAAAGTCATCTCTTTTATGCTTAACAttcctgaaataaagaaatggcATCTACCAATATAGTTTAATGCCAGAAAACTTttgatttatgtattttttaacttctgtgcTGACAGGAGAATGATACTTTAATGAATGTCTTCAGTGTCCATTCAAAAATCAACAACAATGATAAATTTGCATGTTAATATAGAGCCAGCATATGGTGCATGTTGAATTCCActgccaaaagaaaaactaagtTACTTAGATCATGTTCTGATTTAATACAGGTGAAGAACTTGAATTTTTATGATGTTGTTCTGGACTTCATATTGATGGATTCATTTGAAGATTTAGAAAATCCACCAATATCTATACAGAATGTAGTAAACAACCGTTGGCTAAATTCCTCTTTTAAAGAAACAGTaagtatttgtttaattttcataatCATGATTCTGTAGTACGTTACAATAAGTAGATGGTATGACAAATACAGCAATGATGTGAGCATTCTGATATGAAATTTCTTTATATCTGAATGctgaaactgaatttctttATGCTGAAACTGTTCTTCTGGTGATGAGTGTTTTATATTGTAGAGCGCAAtgtaaaaatgagaataaatacAATACCTGCAGAATAAAGACTATGTATTTCATCTTGATAATAgcattaattttaaaggaaataaactaCTCCCTCCTTTAGTGTAAGGTCTAATTCAGTTTCCAGTACAACTGAATGCACACCTGAAATATTCCTCAACAAAAATAAACGTATTATCAGAGGGTTTTGTAATCATAATTTAAAAGCTGACACTACGAAAAATACATAGGatgatctttttttgttgttgttgttagtagTATATTATCTTGCAGTACTGGTGGAGAAACAGATGAGGATAGAATTTCCTTACAAGCTATGAGGGGGGAAAAGCCTAATTCTGATATGGGTATATTGTTTTGCACAGGTCCATATTTGGACAAAACTACTTAGCTGAATCTGAAGCTATTGCAAGAATGTTTTtgctaaaatgaaaaaggacaTTTCAATGTGTTCACATGCTATTTAATATCTAAAATAGTTCCTGGTGTCTGAGCACACTCTCTGGTATATAATAAGTTAGTCCTCAGTTAAACTAAGTAGATATTGCTAACTGTTGAGTTGTAAAAAGGAGTCAAGGGTGCCAAATCACTTTTGAATTAAACTAAGGAAAGCATCACAAAAACGACTTAAAAATAACAAGTACTAATTTCTTACAcaattagttatttttattcatggTTTCATGCTGTTTTTACATTTAGGCTGTGGCTTCAAGCTGTTGGTCAGTACTAAAgcaaaaaagacagcaaatgaaGGTAAGTTGCTTTGCAGAGTTACTGATCAACTCCAAAGAGTATGAAGTTCTGCCTCGCAGCTTTGGAAAAATTGATTACAGATCAACCCTTAATCTTTAATGAACGTAGATATGTTAGTTTAGAGAAGAGTCTGCCTCTTAGAGAAGTTTAACTCATAGGGCCCTAATactattttttcagaaaaaaaaaaaatcttagctgAAAGACTCCCAAAGTAGGATAGGTCCAGAGCTCAATGGTGACATTGTCTGACTTCTGAGTCCACGCATGTACTTCGAATTTTCGCAGGCCAAGGTCATTAATCTTGTATCTTGCCTGCTTATGCTAGGATTCTCTATCCCATGTCCCTGACCATGTCCACAGCTAAATAAAATTCTTCCTGTCCCTTCGCTTACCTGAAGTAGCATCTTCCTCAACAACTGCAGGAGCTCTATTGCAGCTTCCCTCTTACCTGATCCCTCATACAGGAAGGCAGAGTAGATTGGTCATGTTACAGTTCAGGTTTCTACAGCCCTAAAGTGGTAGGtgtttttaagcttttctgAAGACCTAATTTTATGTAATAGAGTTTTATACCAAGTTTACTGTGTAACTTTTGTCTCTAATTTTTACATCACCTAGGTACCTGATGGATTTTTTGCACATTTCTATGCTATATGTGAACATATCAGCCCCGTTTTGGCATGGGGTTTTTTAGGCCCCAGGAACTCCCTTTATGACCTATGCTGCTTCTTCAAGGTTTGCAATGTTTTCTTAACTACTACTTggcttaatttaaaaaagaattaaaaccttCCAGATTAAAAGAAAGGAGGATCTTATAGGCacacatttgcattttcattaagactaacagtaaaaatatttgtatatagataataaggaaaatatttattttcatattgaGTAGGCTTTTAGGCTTAAAACTGTTctgcaaaatctgttttagtGCACTTATTTCTAAGCACCACAAGAATACATAAATGGATGGTTTTATGAAATGTCTAAAAGAAATAGGTAGCATTgcatacttttttcttcttgtaagtacaagtgtttttttttcctttttttccttactagGATCAAgtgcttttcttcctcaaagacatttttgattttgaaaaggtGCGATACTCAACTATGGAGAGTTTGGCAGAAGACCTTATGCAATTATTAATCCGACGCACTGAACTTTTAATGGCCTATCTTGGAGCAGATTCACTAAGACATGTCAGTGCTTGTGTAAGTGGTCATGGGCATGTCGTGACCAGTGGGCTCGTAGAAGCAAAAGTACAGTAAGCTTAAAATACGTGATAAATGAGATGGAGTGCACTTTGACATAATCCTTCCCACCTTTCTTTCTAACCCCAAAGTTGTCATTGCTGTTACCGAGCAAACATCTGAAAAAGTACCATGTCGCTAAGTAAGGAAAAGGACTCAGGGAGGTTAAGCATACATCTGTGAAAAGAACTGGTGAGCATATTATTGTATATACCTAAATTAAATTTGCAGCTCAGCCGTcactgtatttatatttaatgtatCCCAAAgcttttttctgtaatatttgggtaaaatttatttatgaaatgctGTACTGTTGCCACAGATAATTTGTAAGTGAAGCTGATGGAGTAGTTTCCTTTAAAGGCTTATAGTGCAAAATGTTCACTACAGAGTCTCAAAGTCATTATGTGTCTAGATCTAGAAGGTGTTTCAACAGGGGTATATGCAGTCTCTGATTCATGTGACACGTGCAATAAAGTAATCACACTCACAAAATTGAACTTGTTGCCACTGCCCTGAAATTACATTTGTGTGGATGTAAGCAGTCATTTTGTACTACAGTATAATAAAGAGTGGTGCAGGAAATGCAGGCACCATTTGGGCAGTAATGACTTCCAGAAtgcattttttactttattttgttttaaaatgtgtaataaTCACGAAAGTGTTTGTTTGAGAGCACTTATTTATATCCAAAAAGCTATGCTAGTTTCaccaattaatttaaaacttttcctttttctaaaactGTGAAGACTGTATGGTGGTGATGAGGATAATTCTTGGTTCATATGtagcatttcaaaatatatttttaaatcaggatGTATGATGAGATTTGTTAATCATTAAACAGAATCAAAGGCAGTGTTTTTATAAGTAAAagcatttcagtctttttcccaTGTGTGTAGGAGGTCAGTTGTCTACTTAAAGAAAGTTTTGGCAATTGTGGCCATCTATGTGCACGTGTGAAACTGGTGGCTTGGGATATGGAACCCTTAACTTTTGGTAGAAGCACAGCAATGTGGCATGAGGGAACTTGCAGCAACATCTTTACTGTGCTAAAGATAATAAACAGTAATGATCTCTAATCTTGAATTCCTGTGAACCGAAACAACGTTTCATAGTCAGCTTAGCCTTTTAAACTATGTTTCTGTATGCTTTGCCATACACAAAGCCAGCCCAGGAGAATCTAGCCTATGTTAAATAATACAGACTAATTCTAAATATTCAGATACTTCAGGAACTTGTTATAATCTGGCATATTGAAACGAACTTTGATTAGAAACATTTCAACTTTGTTGAAAGCACAACCCAAACTGATGATACTTGAAGAGGAGGGCTTGTGTTAATTTCATAGGTTTTACTGAGGCCAACATTTTGCTCCTTGGTTGTACTCattacataaatataaaaactatGGAAATGTCATATGACTTGTATGAAATGCCAACTGGTtatagtttattaaaaaaaaaaaaagtatacttctctgtgtaataaaacaaattccaaatgctgctgcttctgctctaTTTCAACCATTCAAGTTGCTAAACTTGGCTTTATGCTATACTTTTTTCTCAATGGAGTATGTCTTCAATACTAGAATATGAAGGTTTTTTCACCCCTCTCATTTAGCTTAAACACACTTATCTCCCCTCATCtaaaaaatatctgcattttgGCAGCTTTCTGCAAGTCTCtgaattaaattatattatgaataaaatatatacattatattaaGGTGTCAAATTGGGTTCAGAATCAATAGGAATAGCTGGAAGTAGAAGTATCAGGGTAAATAGCATATTCCATGGCAAATATACTACCTGGGGATGTAATGTGTCACAGGAAACTGTTTGCTGTGGTTTGGTctaataaaattacattaagaAAATGATACCTTAATATtcatcacagaaaaacagaaacacacattCTTGAAGAGGTAAATGTCTATTTAAGTGAgtgattttcatatttataaaaagttCTTGAACAAAGTACAACCCAAACATTATTCAACAGTGTTGATGTGAGATTGTTTCCAAATAACTTAATAGCTTGGTCTTCTGTCAAAAATGAaagctgccatttttttttttcttttaacaaaagaatgaaaagggcCTAATGAAGCACCAAAATGCTTAGAAAATGGATAAGTACCTGATATTATCTGTTTAAACAAATGGAAGTGTTTCTGACTTGAAGGGATACAAGACATCACAGAGCTCTCAGAAGACCATAGAAACAGGTCAGAAAtctgactgatttttttccatccaaaaTAAGAATTACAGTATCTGGGTGCAGAGAGATATcaacaacaaatatttcattcagactttggcttttatttatgtgaacttccaaaaaaaaaaaaaaaaaaaaaaaaaaaaaggaagaaaaaacaggaagagaagggggaaaagagagaagaagagaaatatGTGCAGGTATCTGAGTCCTTTCAGGCCTTTTCCCCCAAAGTACTTGCATATTGTGTCCTTCCTAACTCCAAAGACGGTTATAAATTTCAGTGGGAGATAGCTGTCTCCTCGCTGAGGTTTATACGCCTTAGCCTGAAGACATATAAAGAATATCTGTTGATAACCTGCCACCTAGCTCAAGAGTTTCAAGTCTACCATCTTTGAAGAACAAATACCAGAGCTGCACCAAGGCAATGATAATATTTGTGCAGTTCTACTTTAGTGAGTTCATAATCACAATGAGAATTTGGTTTATAATCTCTAACTTTTTTGATAGTTCTGAATGCCACTTTCCACTAATAAGATCAAGCTAAATTTAAAAGCCATCTTCCTCTTCTATAACTTTACTCCTAAGATCAGAAATGTTGAATGTGTAAAGGTTATACATgaatcaaatatttatattatttgtaaTTTAGTTGTAATATTCTCACTCTTTATGTGTTCTTAATGGTTATTATACTCCACTTTTGTACTCTTTGGTTTCTGTCAAACTAAACGTGTCAAATCATGTGCTGGGGTAAGGATATCTGTGAACTTTCTATTGCCTAAATGAACTGCAGTTgtgtatattaaataaaatgatgcaGTGAAATTACTTGTTTGTATAACTAAAACTTGAGTTTGCATAACTCTTGACATCTAATGTGAAAAATTTGATATGGAAGCAGTTTTTATACCAGTTAGTCATCTCAAAATTGGAATTTGCTTCTTAAAATCcaacagcaagaacaaaaaaactattacataaattatatatgaaaaaaagaaatgaaatgggaACAGCCGTCCACTTTTAACCAATTTTGTGGACCTGTTTCATCCTGCTTCTGTTAAATAGTCCACAGCACTGATAAATTTTCAACACCAAAAGCCAGATAGTGATGTTTCTAATCTTggaagtcaaaaaaaaacactcagccAGAGACcttaataaatgaagaaaacccTGACCTAAGAATGATTGTTCTGGCTTGCAGGCATGATGTAGCTTTAAGTGGCGGGACACAAGGAGCAA
The sequence above is drawn from the Anas acuta chromosome 8, bAnaAcu1.1, whole genome shotgun sequence genome and encodes:
- the MIGA1 gene encoding mitoguardin 1 gives rise to the protein MSEEAVTEARFSLKTVAFRAFHLPLSWYYSFIQIKLSPGLKKLFTVTAVSAISVIFLAHHFKRRRGRKNKQVSQWEPGHLLLECTKAAASEKGSSCSSSRQNLTLSLSSAKEKGSQSCIYANGGLFSKYSGSVQSLVSVQSATSCHSCACANSNSWDKADEDDIKLVNIPVTTPENLYLMGMELFEEALRRWEQALTFRNRQVEDEASCSSIKLGAGDAIAEESVEDIISAEFIHKLESLLQRAYRLQEEFEATLGTSDPASLANDIDKNTDITVKDNMDDFALRDTLSIASTDSFVSTAELTEHREIRNTYGLDSLCHCPLYEEAMHLAEEGKIYSRVLRTEMFECLGDSDFLAKLHCIRQAFQIILSETANRIFLAESGRKILSALIVRARKNPKKFEDVFDEMIYFLEQTDHWDNTEMELAARGVKNLNFYDVVLDFILMDSFEDLENPPISIQNVVNNRWLNSSFKETAVASSCWSVLKQKRQQMKVPDGFFAHFYAICEHISPVLAWGFLGPRNSLYDLCCFFKDQVLFFLKDIFDFEKVRYSTMESLAEDLMQLLIRRTELLMAYLGADSLRHVSACVSGHGHVVTSGLVEAKVQ